One Thiocapsa sp. genomic window carries:
- a CDS encoding IS110 family transposase: MQGARVERVCLEATGSYHLDLALAIDAAGLALMVLNPKAAKRFAEALQTRNKSDAVDAGVLAQFARRMPFEPWRRPATEALELRACARRLEALVVDRTRAKNQLHALLQSTTTPAVVLEDVRLSIHQYTARIDALRDWADARISADEELAQVYRLLTGIPGIAAASAIQLMGELLVLPEDMRAKQWVALAGLDPRQSTSGTSVNKPPRLSKAGNAHLRKALFMPALSAARHEPHVNSYYTHLIEARGLKKIQAICAVMRKLLHAIHAMLKHRQAFDGSRFCLLREAAA; the protein is encoded by the coding sequence TTGCAAGGTGCGCGGGTGGAGCGGGTGTGCCTGGAGGCGACCGGCAGCTATCACCTGGACCTGGCGCTGGCCATCGACGCGGCCGGGTTGGCGCTCATGGTGCTCAACCCCAAGGCCGCCAAGCGCTTTGCCGAGGCCTTGCAGACGCGCAACAAGAGCGATGCGGTCGATGCCGGGGTGCTGGCGCAGTTTGCCCGGCGCATGCCGTTCGAGCCATGGCGGCGCCCGGCGACCGAGGCACTGGAGCTGCGCGCCTGCGCCCGGCGCCTGGAGGCGTTGGTGGTCGATCGCACGCGGGCGAAGAATCAACTCCACGCGCTGCTGCAAAGCACGACCACGCCGGCCGTGGTGCTGGAGGACGTGCGCCTGAGCATCCACCAGTACACCGCCCGGATTGATGCCCTGCGTGACTGGGCCGATGCGCGCATCAGCGCCGACGAGGAGCTTGCGCAGGTCTACCGGCTGCTCACCGGCATCCCCGGCATCGCCGCCGCCAGCGCCATCCAGCTCATGGGTGAGCTGCTGGTGCTGCCCGAGGACATGCGTGCCAAGCAATGGGTCGCCCTGGCCGGACTGGATCCGCGCCAGAGCACCTCGGGCACCAGCGTGAACAAACCCCCGCGCCTGAGTAAGGCCGGCAACGCCCACCTGCGCAAGGCGCTGTTCATGCCCGCGCTGAGCGCCGCGCGCCATGAACCGCACGTCAACAGCTACTACACGCATCTCATCGAAGCGCGCGGCCTGAAGAAGATTCAGGCCATCTGCGCGGTCATGCGCAAATTGCTGCATGCCATCCATGCCATGCTCAAGCACCGCCAAGCGTTCGACGGCAGCCGCTTCTGCTTGCTTCGCGAGGCCGCGGCATGA